A genomic segment from Chelonoidis abingdonii isolate Lonesome George chromosome 24, CheloAbing_2.0, whole genome shotgun sequence encodes:
- the LAMC3 gene encoding laminin subunit gamma-3 has translation MAQVPCLCVLALLSLSLCPATAGMDFCYDPEGRAQRCSPAFENAAFGREVWATNTCGSPPEDYCLQMGARHATKLCHRCDAGDPLLHHNATYLTDFHSQEESTWWQSQSMAFGIQHPNSVNITLHLGKSYEITYVRLKFHTSRPESFAIYKRSRVDGPWTPYQYYSASCGKTYRKQERQYLRPGEDEQVAFCTEEFSDISPLSGGNVAFSTLEGRPSAYSFDKSPVLQEWVTGTDLLISLNRLNTFGDDIFKDPKVLQSYYYAISDFSVGGRCKCNGHANECAPNEVGQLVCLCQHNTTGVDCEQCQAFYQDRPWARGTAESANECLPCNCSGRSVECFYDRELYRRTGHGGHCLKCQDNTDGPHCEHCRQNYYRWDGQMACQPCNCNAAGSLRLQCDNSGACECKASVTGWKCERCRAGFHSLSEGGCRPCACDPAGSVGTCDPNSGRCSCKEKVEGYLCNRCQPGSFNLQPHNPAGCTSCFCYGHSTVCTAATQYEVHHIRSDFSQGPEGWRAEVPGAKEVQLDWANGEIYLEQDGEEPTDFIAPGKFLHDQHLSYGQLLSLLLRVEGNGSRSSSFPIRLVLEGDGIAVSVSFVAPAGNESQLHHGEHKVTFRLHEAEEEMQPPLSSFNVQRLLSNLTALRIQAGSSDAPCKVSLSEVQLTSARPGHSVPAQWVEECICPQGYTGQFCESCAPGYKREIPLGGPFTSCIPCTCNQHGSCDPNTGHCQCLHHTEGPSCERCAIGFHGNPFVGHSDDCQPCPCPGQSPCTAIPESGKLVCTHCPQGQRGRLCELCDDGFFGDPLGRNGPAHPCSPCQCNGNVDRNAVGNCDPVSGQCLRCLYNTSGEHCEKCREGFYGSALAQSPARKCAPCECNSVGSAQGLEACDPLTGQCTCLPHVTGRDCSRCQTGFYDLQPGTGCKSCECHLVGSQDSQCHPLTGQCPCQPGVEGQSCDRCQPGFFGFSVKGCRACNCSPLGAITPQCHENSTCVCRRGFVGYKCDRCEVNFFYAPERSLCQECPICYGLVKDEADKLKAKLQQMEARLQKPDCSSPQTRYPALGEEPRGDQLPDAKALFVEQVAQLEGSVGTTWGRLRNISGTVACASGGDEKTCILLSEISAVLQSTQRELQQAAATLATMVIPHDISQQPTSWSRLALESRALAASHGDATAELESVARRALLASNTSYALLQSILEDSASLERRGELEDRYQEIQRAQEELAAAMLEVATEAKRTFASIRQANADMAKNLSKLDAPQLRSLVVQIGALTRELMELEQGVEVKERLVLDVWDSLIAEPRPELQRAQQFQQLRKGVDAAQTLAVTSVSHGKAVVSEAKSLLSSLEGGKRVFVRQKGQAAVSRKLVIVRDRMIVDAQKKIRQAERMLGNTVSVSTTAKKTVREAEQVARESSKRSQVVLREGKRERKRAGELAKRVNVTLAEISRQEHVSKELGEELEASRQVRTGMSEAKKSLREAQSSLEMDIEILNNLLSSLGNLEEDTHADTVLSASRLQLDRLWLRLARPGALERKLSHLQWEAEQQRQKIQAFESDLQEIRADKQNLEEILQSLPEGCWSWQ, from the exons ggaagtcctatgaaATCACCTATGTACGGCTGAAGTTTCACACAAGCCGGCCAGAGAGCTTTGCTATTTACAAACGCAGCCGCGTGGACGGACCCTGGACCCCATACCAGTACTACAGCGCCTCCTGTGGGAAGACCTACAGGAAGCAAGAGCGGCAGTACCTGCGGCCTGGTGAGGATGAGCAGGTAGCCTTCTGCACTGAGGAGTTCAGCGACATCTCCCCACTGAGCGGAGGGAACGTGGCCTTCTCCACCCTGGAGGGCCGGCCCAGCGCCTACAGCTTTGACAAGAGCCCTGTGCTACAG GAGTGGGTGACTGGCACTGATCTGCTCATCTCCTTGAACCGGCTCAACACGTTTGGGGACGACATCTTCAAGGATCCCAAGGTGCTGCAGTCCTATTATTATGCCATCTCCGACTTCTCGGTCGGCGGCAG GTGTAAGTGCAACGGCCATGCCAATGAGTGTGCCCCCAATGAAGTGGGCCAGCTGGTTTGCCTCTGCCAGCACAACACCACCGGCGTGGACTGCGAGCAATGCCAGGCTTTCTACCAGGACCGGCCGTGGGCGCGAGGAACTGCTGAGTCCGCCAACGAGTGTCTCC CATGCAACTGCAGCGGCCGATCGGTCGAGTGCTTCTACGACCGGGAGCTGTACCGGCGCACAGGGCACGGCGGCCATTGCCTGAAGTGCCAGGATAACACCGACGGGCCGCACTGCGAGCACTGCCGGCAGAACTACTACCGGTGGGATGGGCAGATGGCCTGCCAGCCATGCAACTGCAACGCGGCGG GCTCCCTGCGGCTCCAGTGTGACAACTCAGGGGCCTGCGAGTGCAAGGCCAGCGTGACTGGCTGGAAGTGCGAGCGCTGCCGGGCCGGGTTCCACTCTCTGAGCgaagggggctgcag ACCCTGTGCCTGTGACCCTGCCGGCAGCGTGGGGACCTGTGACCCCAACTCGGGGCGCTGCTCCTGCAAGGAGAAGGTGGAAGGCTATCTGTGCAACAG ATGCCAACCTGGCTCATTCAATCTGCAGCCCCACAACCCTGCAGGCTGCACCAGCTGCTTCTGCTATGGCCACTCGACAGTGTGCACCGCAGCCACCCAGTATGAGGTGCACCACATCCGCTCTGATTTCAGCCAAG GGCCTGAGGGCTGGAGAGCTGAAGTTCCAGGTGCCAAGGAAGTACAGCTGGACTGGGCCAATGGGGAGATCTACCTAGAGCAGGACGGAGAGGAGCCAACCGATTTCATAGCACCAG GGAAATTTCTGCATGACCAGCATCTCAGCTACGGGcagctcctctccctgctccttcgAGTGGAGGGGAACGGGAGCAGATCCTCTTCATTTCCCATTCGGCTGGTCTTAGAGGGAGACGGCATTGCGGTTTCTGTGAGCTTCGTCGCCCCAGCAGGCAATGAAAGTCAGCTCCACCATGGAGAGCACAAGGTCACCTTCAG GCTCCACGAGGCGGAGGAGGAGATGCAGCCCCCGCTGTCGTCCTTCAACGTCCAGCGTCTGCTCTCCAATCTGACCGCCCTCAGgatccaggctggcagcagcgACGCACCTT GTAAAGTCTCCCTGAGTGAggtccagctcacctctgctcgcCCAGGTCATTCCGTGCCTGCTCAGTGGGTGGAGGAGTGCATCTGCCCACAAGGGTACACCGGGCAGTTCTGTGAATCCTGCGCGCCGGGCTACAAAAGAGAGATTCCATTGGGCGGGCCCTTCACCAGCTGCATCCCCTGTACTTGTAACCAGCATGGCAGCTGTGACCCCAACACAG GGCACTGCCAGTGCCTCCACCACACCGAGGGCCCGTCCTGCGAACGGTGTGCCATTGGCTTTCACGGCAACCCCTTCGTGGGGCACTCTGACGACTGccagccatgcccctgccccGGCCAGTCGCCTTGCACGGCGATCCCAGAGAGCGGGAAGCTGGTGTGCACCCACTGCCCCCAGGGGCAGAGAG GAAGACTCTGTGAGCTCTGTGACGATGGGTTTTTCGGGGACCCCTTGGGGAGGAACGGCCCGGCCCACCCTTGCAGCCCCTGCCAGTGCAACGGTAATGTGGACCGCAATGCCGTGGGCAACTGTGACCCCGTCTCCGGGCAGTGCCTGAGGTGCCTCTACAATACGTCCGGAGAGCACTGTGAAAAGTGCAGGGAGGGCTTCTACGGGAGTGCGCTGGCTCAGAGCCCCGCCAGGAAGTGTGCCC CCTGTGAGTGTAACTCTGTCGGTTCAGCCCAGGGCCTGGAGGCCTGCGATCCCCTCACTGGCCAGTGCACCTGCCTCCCTCATGTGACCGGGCGAGACTGCAGCCGCTGCCAGACGGGGTTTTATGACCTGCAACCAGGGACCGGATGCAAGAG CTGTGAGTGCCACCTGGTGGGATCTCAGGACAGCCAGTGCCACCCGCTCACGGGGCAGTGCCCCTGCCAGCCTGGTGTAGAAGGACAGTCGTGTGATCGATGCCAGCCTGGCTTCTTCGGGTTCTCAGTCAAGGGCTGCCGAG CCTGCAACTGCTCCCCACTGGGCGCCATCACCCCACAGTGCCACGAGAACAGCACGTGTGTCTGCAGGAGGGGCTTTGTGGGCTACAAGTGTGATCGGTGCGAAGTGAACTTCTTCTACGCCCCAGAGAGGTCTCTGTGCCAGGAGTGTCCCATCTGCTACGGCCTGGTGAAGGACGAG GCTGACAAGCTGAAGGCCAAGCTGCAGCAGATGGAGGCGAGGCTGCAGAAACCAGACTGCAGCAGCCCCCAGACCCGTTACCCAGCACTAGGAGAGGAGCCCCGAGGAGACCAGCTGCCAG ATGCCAAGGCGCTGTTCGTGGAGCAGGTTGCTCAGCTGGAGGGCTCAGTGGGCACCACATGGGGTCGGCTGAGGAACATCAGCGGGACCGTGGCCTGCGCCAGCGGCGGTGACGAGAAAACCTGCATCCTTCTGTCGGAAATCAGCGCCGTGCTGCAGTCCACGCAGCGGGAGCTCCAGCAGGCTGCAGCTACGCTAGCAACAATG gtaattcCTCACGACATTTCCCAGCAGCCCACCAGCTGGAGTCGCCTCGCACTGGAGTCCCGGGCGCTGGCTGCCAG TCACGGGGATGCAACAGCAGAGCTGGAGTCTGTGGCCAGAAGAGCCCTGCTCGCTTCCAACACCAGCTACGCTCTCCTGCAGAGCATCCTGGAGGACAGCGCTAGCCTGGAGCGCAGGGGAGAGCTGGAAGACCG GTACCAGGAAATCCAGCGTGCGCAGGAGGAGCTGGCTGCTGCCATGCTGGAGGTGGCAACTGAGGCCAAGAGAACCTTTGCATCCATCCGCCAAGCTAATGCAGACATGGCAAAGAACCTCTCGAAGCTCGATGCTCCACAGCTG CGCTCCCTAGTGGTGCAGATCGGAGCCCTGACTCGGGAGCTgatggagctggagcagggggtggaggtgaaAGAGCGCCTGGTCCTGGATGTGTGGGATTCTCTGATAGCCGAGCCGCGCccagagctgcagagggctcaGCAGTTTCAGCAG ctgcgGAAGGGGGTTGATGCTGCCCAGACTCTGGCAGTCACTTCAGTTTCGCATGGAAAGGCTGTGGTCTCTGAAGCAAAGTCCCTGCTGTCCAGCTTGGAAG GGGGGAAGAGGGTGTTTGTGCGTCAGAAGGGGCAGGCCGCCGTGAGCAGGAAGCTGGTCATCGTCCGGGACAGAATGATCGTGGATGCCCAGAAGAAGATTAGACAGGCAGAGAGGATGCTGGGAAACACTGTGTCTGTCTCCACCACAGCCAAGAAGACGGTCAGAGAAGCAGAGCAAGTCGCCAGAGAGAGCTCCAAG AGGTCCCAGGTTGTGCTGAGGGAAGGGAAGCGGGAACGCAAGCGTGCCGGTGAGCTCGCCAAGCGAGTCAACgtaaccctggcagaaatctcaAGGCAGGAGCACGTGTCCAAGGAACTTGGGGAAGAGCTAGAGGCATCTCGCCAG GTGAGGACAGGGATGAGTGAAGCTAAGAAGAGCCTCAGAGAAGCCCAGAGCTCCCTGGAGATGGACATTGAGATCTTGAATAACCTGCTCAGCAGCCTAG GCAACTTGGAGGAGGACACGCATGCAGACACTGTGCTGAGTGCTAGCCGTCTCCAGCTGGACCGCCTGTGGCTGCGCCTGGCCAGGCCCGGAGCCCTGGAGAGGAAACTGAGCCATCTGCAgtgggaggcagagcagcagcggcAGAAGATCCAGGCATTCGAGAGCGACCTTCAGGAGATCAGGGCCGACAAGCAGAACCTGGAGGAGATTCTACAGAGCCTGCCGGAGGGCTGCTGGAGTTGGCAGTGA